The genomic region CGGATGGCATACAGCTAGACGACATTAAACAACGTATTGAACAGATTGACAACGTGCTATCTATTCACCATACACATTTATGGTCGCTTGACGGGGAGCATCATGCCTTCTCAACTCACATTATCGTCCCGGACCATATGCAGAAAGATGATGTGTGCACCATTAAGAGTCAAGTGAACAAGATTATAAGAGACATTCATTTAGACCACGTCACCATTGAAATTGAATATGAAAGTGAAGAATGTTCGGTTAACCAAGTTCACCATCACTAAGGAGGATTGTCCATGAGTGAGAAACCAGTAGAGAACGAGGCACTTGATGAGGAAACGTTATTTGTCGTATCACAGACATTCAAAGCCCTTTCTGACCCGACACGTATTCGAATTCTTTATTTATTGTGTAGAGAGGAAATGTCCGTCAATGGAATAGCTGAGGCATTGGATTTGCGTCAATCTACGGTCTCTCATCAACTTCGCTTCTTGAAGAACCTTCGACTCGTTACGTATCGAAGAGAGGGTACAACAATCTACTATTCCCACGATGACCAACACGTCATGGATTTGCTGCAACAGACCATTCAGCACGCGTTGCATAACTAAGAAAGGGAAGAGTGCCAAAGTATGAGCTTTGGCACTTTTTTACTTCTTTCAAGAAAAAAGTTGACTCAGTACCTTGCAATGTTCAGTAGTAACCGTTATAGTAAAGAACAGACGGACATATTTTTTCACACCACTATTGAACAATGTGTAGTACTGAATGGCGAACCACCATTCTTTTCTTTTGAATCACTATTGAATATTGTTCACTACTAAGAAGGGGGTGCCCATTGGTGAACGTGCAAATGAAGAAGGGGGCATTAGAGCTTTGTGTCCTCATTGTTATCTCGAATAAGGATCAATACGGGTATGAGCTGGCGCAGAACATCTCGAACAAGATTCAAGTTGCCGAAGGAACGTTATATCCGCTCCTTCGCCGCTTAACGAAAGAAGGCTACCTTGAGACCTATAAAGCGAAATCAAAAGAAGGGCCACCTCGTAAATACTACTCACTCAGTGAGGATGGGGAAGCGTATTTAGCTGAACTCATGGAAGATTGGGCGGTATTTTCAGATGCGGTAGATTACTTTATTAAGGAGATGAGAAGCGATGAATAAGGAGCAGTTTATGAAGAGATTGGACAGTTTGCTCCAGGAATTACCCGAGCATGAACGGGAAGACATCTTAGATGATTATGAAGAACACTTCTTAAGTGGCGAGCAAGATGGGAAGGGCGAAGAAGAGATTGTGAATGAACTTGGTGACCCTAAGACCATTGCGAAGGAAATTACGGCTCATCATTATGTAGAAGCAGCATCTGAGAATCGTTCCATGAAGAATATGTGGAAGGCAATCTTGGCTACGGTCAGTTTAAGCTTCTTTAACTTAATCTTTATTCTAGGCCCTGCGTTCGGATTATTAGGAGTTTATATAGGCATTTGGGGTGTGGCAGTCTCCCTATTGCTCATTCCACTCGTTCTGATATCCACATGGATCTTTGGTGCTTCAGATGCAAGCTTCTTCTTGTCAATCAGCATGTCATTGACTTCATTGGGACTCGGTTTACTGTTATCCATCGGACTTATCTATACTGGGAAATGGCTCTATAAAGGAACGGTAAGCTATATGAAATATAACATTGGAATTGTTAAAGGAGGAGAGAAAGGATGAAGAAACTAGTCTATTTCGCTATTGCCTCCCTTGTCGTTGGAGTGATAGGCGTCTCCGCTATATTAGCAGGGGGGATTGACAGTCATCTTGCAAATGCCAAGGTGAAGGATGAGAAGAAAGTCAGTGCAGAAGGTGTCACTGATCTTTCCATTGACGTAAAGGACGCAGACATAACACTAATTAAAACAGATAGTGATGAAGTCACTGCTGAGCTCTCTGGTAGAATGACAGAGAAGAAGTTTGAAGATGTGACTTTTACTGTAGAGAAGAACGGTGGAAAGGTGTCCATCGTAGAACGAACAAACTTCTCATTTGAGATTGGGTTTACGATGCTTGAAGACTTAGATTTGAATGTCTATCTTCCTGAACAAGTGTACGAAAGCTTAACGATTCAAGCAACCTCCGCTGATATTCAACTTCCGAAGCTGGACGTGAATAACGTGCTTGTTGATGTAACTTCCGGTGACATTATAACAGATGGGATGGAGAACGTAACTACATTAGAGATGCACACAACGTCTGGTGATATCCGCGGGAAAGCAATTCAGGCAGAGTCAGGTACACTCGTAACAAATTCAGGGGATCTGTTATTTGAAACTTATAGTGGTAACCTCTCTATACAAGCGACATCTGGGGACGTGACGATTAAAGAGGCAGATGTTCAATCGGATGTTTCCATTGAAACAACGTCAGGGGACATCGCGTTCCATTACGCGGAAGAACCAACATCCTTGAACCTCGTCTTGGACACAACTTCTGGTGACAAGAGTGTACAACTAGAAGGCATTTCATTTAACGACGATTCAAATGGAACGGTAAAGAATCAAATTGGAGATGGAGAGAACACGTTATCCATTTCTGCTACTTCTGGTGACATTACTATTCAATAATGAGAAAGGTCAGACCTAATGTAGGTCTGACCTTTCTCTTATATACCGATATTCATAGAGAACAAGATAATGGCTAGGATTGCACCGAGAACAGGGAGCACAACGGTTACGGCGCCCATGGCCCAATAAGCACGCTGGTGCGTCTCGCCAGCAATTGCTCGAATGGTTGTGACGACATAGCCGTTATGAGGCAAGGAATCGAGCGCTCCTGAGGAGATCGCAACTGTTCGGTGAAGTGCCTCCGAGTTCACGCCCATATCTAAGTAGTGAGGTCCTAAGATAGGAAGTGCAATTACCTGACCACCAGATGCTGAACCAGTTAATCCAGCAATCACACTAACTGCGATGGCGCCTCCAATCAACGGTGAACCTGGCAAATCGGTCATGGCTTGAACCGCCTGATCGAATGCAGGTGAAGCTTTCGCAACGCCACCGAATCCGACAACAGCAGCCGTATTCCCGATTGCGACTAACGCACCTGTTGTCCCTTCCGACATCGCTTTACTCGTTTCTTGCATATACGTGCGATTTAAAAGTAAGATAGACAGCACGCCACCTAAAAGAGCAATGATCAATGCGGATTGCTCCAGCACATCATGCAGGGAGAAGGAAATGGCCAATACAATAAACAATGGCAAGATGCCCATCAATGGATGAGGCAATTCCCGTTCAGTAATTTCAGGGTCATCCGCTCGTTCCTCAAACACCTCACCACGTTCAACAGCCTTTGCAATCATCCGCTTCAACCAGTAATACCCTCCAGAGAATAGGAAGATAGCGACGATGATACTTACTTCCCATCCTGCATAAGGAGACGTGCCTAAGTATTCAATTGGGATCCAGTTCTGAATCTCAGGTGAGCCTGCTGATGTCATCGTGAACGTGACCGAGCCAAATCCAAGCGCTGCCGGAATAAAGCGTCTTGGTAAATTCGCTTCCTTAAATAAGCTGACCGCCATCGGATAGACCGAGAACGCAACTACGAACAAGCTTACGCCACCATACGTTAAGACCGCACAAGCAAGGACGATGGCAAGAACAGCACGATTCATCCCAAGCTTTCCAATTACCCATCTGGAGACACTTTGGGCAGAACCGCTATCCTCCATCACTTTACCGAAAATGGCCCCTAACAAGAACATAGGGAACCAAGAAGCAACAAAATCTGCGAAACTATTCATGTAATTCCCAAGTAACGTTGCACTACCATCTGGAGCAGTCTGTGGAAATATAGAGATTCCACTAAAGAGCGCCACAAACAATGCGCATAGAGGAGCTGCTAGTAATAGGTTCATACCTCGAAGGGTAAGAACAACCAACAGAATCAACCCTCCAAATAAACCAATCATACTCCACATTTCGTATCAGTCCTTTTGTCATGTATAACAGTTATGAAAACTATGCTTTGCCATTATAGAATTGTTAATATTTTTGTGCAATCAAAATGTGTCAAAAAAGTGAAAAGGAATTCACGATGTGACGGTAATGCTTTCCATTGGTAAAGATAACTGTTAAAAAATAAATAATAAGGGTTGTTTTGTAAGTTTGTTGGAATGGGTCTGATGGAGTGGGAAGAAGGGATGGTGCATGAGACTATTCAGCTTTAAAAAGAACATGGTAAGATTAATTTATAAAAAATTCCAATTGTTAAATGAAGGGGAAATGCAACCTCATGTTCCTTAGTAAGCATGAGTGTCTATGATTAGGGGGTTCCTACTCTATAGACGAGATGTGTTGGTGCATGAAAGGAAGATAAATCGACTTACGGGGGGATACTGGTGAAATTTAATCAGTTTAATGCAAGTCAGATAAGAATCGCTAGGCCAACGAACCAACTGGATAGAATCGTAAAGTTTTATGAAGAGGGTCTTGGTCTAGAGCGAATGGGAGAGTTTCAAGGACATAGCGGCTATGATGGAATTATTTATGGATTACCGACGTTGTCTTACCAACTAGAATTTACGAGTCATGAAGAAGGGAGCCCTTGTCCCGCCCCTACGAAAGATAATTTGCTAGTCTTTTATATTGCAGACCGGGAAGAGCTCCTTGCAGTATCAGAACGGCTGGTCAATATGGGCTACAGAGCCGTAGAACCAGAAAATGTGTACTGGAAAGAGAAGGGGATTACCATCGAAGACCCAGATGGATGGAGAATCGTGCTTATGAATACGGAGGGGATTTAGAAAGGAGTGTTCTTTAAGGAGAGAGGTTAAATAAAGAGAAGAGTGATTGGGTGTTTCACAAAACTCACTATTCAACTAGATGACGTCGAAGCATGTTCGATGTGACCTAGTTAAATTTACATACAACAAAAGGAACTATCGATGGATAGTTCCTTTTGTATTGGAGTCATGGTTACTTAACGTTCATTTACGATGACTCATTTCCTTTCGTGTCATGATCCTTCGTCGACTCTTGTTCGATTTCTTGATACCGTCGTTTCTGTCGGTATCCATACGTAATGTTTCGCACGAGCTCATCATTCTCAAGCCCTGCGCCTAACGCTCCAGCAAGAGTTGCCACAGAAGTAGCTAACCATGCAAGGTGTAGATAGTCCATCATCTGCGCGCTTGACTCAAGTCCTGCTTCCATTCCGAACAATTCGGCGGGGACGAAGATACGGACCGCAACAAAGAACAAGATGAACAACATCAAGTAGTAGAGAATGACTGCGATGCTGAGGGTTACAACGGTAGCGAAATTGTATAGGCGCCTCAAGTTGTACTTGCTACGATGCGACGGCTTCTCCCATAAATTATGAGCGAAGATAATCCACACAATCATACTAAATAAGGCAGTAAACATAAGTGC from Pontibacillus halophilus JSM 076056 = DSM 19796 harbors:
- a CDS encoding HAAS signaling domain-containing protein; protein product: MNKEQFMKRLDSLLQELPEHEREDILDDYEEHFLSGEQDGKGEEEIVNELGDPKTIAKEITAHHYVEAASENRSMKNMWKAILATVSLSFFNLIFILGPAFGLLGVYIGIWGVAVSLLLIPLVLISTWIFGASDASFFLSISMSLTSLGLGLLLSIGLIYTGKWLYKGTVSYMKYNIGIVKGGEKG
- a CDS encoding VOC family protein; translated protein: MKFNQFNASQIRIARPTNQLDRIVKFYEEGLGLERMGEFQGHSGYDGIIYGLPTLSYQLEFTSHEEGSPCPAPTKDNLLVFYIADREELLAVSERLVNMGYRAVEPENVYWKEKGITIEDPDGWRIVLMNTEGI
- a CDS encoding GntP family permease; amino-acid sequence: MWSMIGLFGGLILLVVLTLRGMNLLLAAPLCALFVALFSGISIFPQTAPDGSATLLGNYMNSFADFVASWFPMFLLGAIFGKVMEDSGSAQSVSRWVIGKLGMNRAVLAIVLACAVLTYGGVSLFVVAFSVYPMAVSLFKEANLPRRFIPAALGFGSVTFTMTSAGSPEIQNWIPIEYLGTSPYAGWEVSIIVAIFLFSGGYYWLKRMIAKAVERGEVFEERADDPEITERELPHPLMGILPLFIVLAISFSLHDVLEQSALIIALLGGVLSILLLNRTYMQETSKAMSEGTTGALVAIGNTAAVVGFGGVAKASPAFDQAVQAMTDLPGSPLIGGAIAVSVIAGLTGSASGGQVIALPILGPHYLDMGVNSEALHRTVAISSGALDSLPHNGYVVTTIRAIAGETHQRAYWAMGAVTVVLPVLGAILAIILFSMNIGI
- a CDS encoding PadR family transcriptional regulator, translated to MNVQMKKGALELCVLIVISNKDQYGYELAQNISNKIQVAEGTLYPLLRRLTKEGYLETYKAKSKEGPPRKYYSLSEDGEAYLAELMEDWAVFSDAVDYFIKEMRSDE
- a CDS encoding ArsR/SmtB family transcription factor — protein: MSEKPVENEALDEETLFVVSQTFKALSDPTRIRILYLLCREEMSVNGIAEALDLRQSTVSHQLRFLKNLRLVTYRREGTTIYYSHDDQHVMDLLQQTIQHALHN
- a CDS encoding DUF4097 family beta strand repeat-containing protein is translated as MKKLVYFAIASLVVGVIGVSAILAGGIDSHLANAKVKDEKKVSAEGVTDLSIDVKDADITLIKTDSDEVTAELSGRMTEKKFEDVTFTVEKNGGKVSIVERTNFSFEIGFTMLEDLDLNVYLPEQVYESLTIQATSADIQLPKLDVNNVLVDVTSGDIITDGMENVTTLEMHTTSGDIRGKAIQAESGTLVTNSGDLLFETYSGNLSIQATSGDVTIKEADVQSDVSIETTSGDIAFHYAEEPTSLNLVLDTTSGDKSVQLEGISFNDDSNGTVKNQIGDGENTLSISATSGDITIQ